Sequence from the Neorhizobium sp. NCHU2750 genome:
ATTTGCAGGAGGAATGCATGGCAAGTTCGGACGCGGCAACGCGGGATAAGATCGCACTGGTGACTGGCGGCGGCACGGGCCTCGGCCGCGCGATGTCGAAAGCGCTCGGCGCCGCCGGCTATACGGTGGTGATTTCCGGCCGGCGCATGGATGTGTTGGAAAAGGCCGTCGCGGAACTTGGCACTGAGACCGGCGCGACCTATCTCGCGGTTGCCGCTGATGTCGGCGATCCTCAATCCGTCCGTGCGCTTTTCGACACCATCGAGAGCCGCTATGGCCAGCTGGACCTTTTGGTCAACAATGCCGGCATGAACGTGCCGAATGTGCCGATCGACGAGCTTTCCATCGACCACTGGAATGCCATCGTGGCCGCCAATCTGACCGGTGCCTTTCTGTGCACCCAACAAGCCTTCCGGCTTATGAAGGGTCAAATCCCGCGAGGCGGGCGCATCATCAATAACGGCTCCATCTCGGCCATGGCCCCCCGGCCGAATACAGCGCCCTATACCGCAACGAAACACGCGATTACCGGTCTTACCAAGTCATCCGCACTCGACGGGCGGCCTTTCGACATTGCCTGCGGGCAAATCGATATCGGTAATGCGGCAACAGACATGACGAAAAAGATGTCGGCCGGCGTGATGCAGGCAAACGGTACGATCGCGACGGAAGATACAATGGACGCTGCCGACGTTGCCGATGCTGTCGTCTACATGGCAAGCTTGCCGCTCAGCGCCAATGTTCTGTCGATGACGGTCATGGCAACCAAGATGCCATTTGTCGGGCGCGGATAATTCACGGTCGCCAGCACTACCGAAGCCGCCGCCGTGCCACAGCGCACATTCTCAAAACTGATCGCTCCGACGAAATTGATGGCAGGCCTGTACGGCCTGCCATCGGCTTTCAGAGCTTGTACTCATTGGCGAGTGTCACGTGATGATGGATGCGGCCTTCGAAGAACTGGCTCAGCACGGCCTCTGTTGCGGCGCGGGCCTCGGTGCGCACCGGGCTTGCCAGCGCTTCCTCGACGGCCTTAAGGCTCGGATAATTGACCGCCAGGATCATGGGGAATTCCGGCGCGCCCTCATCTCTCGCCTCGGCAAACGACACACGCACATCGGTCGCATGTGGAAACCGCTTCCATTGCGGCAGGATCTGTTCGAGAACGGCCTTGCGGAAAGCCTCGGTCTGGCCTTCCTTCACTTTGCCTTCGAACAATGCATAGCGGGTAATCATTCCAAATTCTCCCTATTTGGTCCTCTGAAAAATTCCATCAGCGCTGCCTGATCTTCTCCGCCAAGGCCGGCGGCGGTCAGCATGCGATGTACCTCGGCACACACCGCCGTCAGCGGCATGGTCGTGTGGGTTCGTCGGGCAAGGTCCTGCGCACCGTTCAGATCCTTGACCATGTTGTCTATGCGGCCGGTGCGGCGGTAATCCTTCGCTACGTAGCGCGGCATATATTCCTGCAGGATGGCGCTGTCGGCGCGCCCGCCCTTCAGTGCGAGCGGGATTTTCGCGGCGTCAACGCCGGCATCGAGTGCCAGTTGCGTTGCTTCCGCGACAGCGAGGAAGCCTAGGCCGCAGAGCACCTGATTGATGAGCTTGGTCGTCTGGCCTGCGCCGACCGGTCCCATATGGGTATAGTTGGTGGCGACGTCCTTGAGTACCGCATGAGCGTCGGCCACGTCCTTTTCCGAGCCGCCGGCCATCAGGGTCAATTGTCCGATCAACGCCTTCGGTGCGCCGCCGGAAAGCGGGCTGTCGACCCACCGCAGGCCCTTTTCCGCCGCGTCGGCTGCAAGCTGTTTCGTCGCGTCCGGATCGATCGAAGACATGTCGATGATCAGCGTTCCAGGCTTTGCGCCGGCCGCGACGCCGGCTTCTCCGAAGACTGCGCGGCGGACGATAGAAGGCGAGTTGAGGCTGAGAATGACGGTGTCGCTCGCCGCTGCCGCCTCGGCGGCCGTCGTTGCGGCGAAGGCTCCCTTGTCGACAAGCGCCTGCACTCTTTCGGTGTCGAGATCGAAAACCGTCAGGCGGTTGCCGGTCTCGGCCAGGCGTGCCCCGATGGCACCACCCATGGCGCCGGCACCGATCAGTGCGATCCTGTTGTCCATGATGAATTCTCCTCCAGTTTCTTGACGATAAGATCAGCCAACGCCTCCAGCGGCTGATCGATATCGACGGTAATTGCACCTTCATCCGGACCGGGCGGCTCAAGGGCGGAAAATTGGCTATCCAGCAGGCTCGTCGGCATGAAGTGGCCGGCGCGGGCGCCCATACGGGCACCAATCAATGCCTTGCTGCCCGACAGGTGAACGAAGGCAACCGGGCCTCCGGCCTCCTTGCGGATGAGATCACGATAGCGCCGCTTCAGCGACGAGCAGCCAATGATTCCCGGACCATCCGGCGATGCCAGTTCTTGCCCGACCATTGTCAGCCAGGGCCAGCGGTCGTCATCCGTCAGCGCTTCGCCACGGCTCATCTTTTCGATATTGGCGGCCGGGTGGAGGTCATCACCATCGCGGTAGGCGACGCCAAGCCGGTCGGCGAGGGCAGCCCCCACCGAAGACTTGCCGCAGCCCGCAACGCCCATCAGCACCATTCGCCCTTTGCGGGATGCGCCACTCATCTCAGAGCGACGCCGTGATGCCGCCGTCGACATAAAGCACATGGCCATTGACGAAGGACGAGGCGTTCGAAGACAGGAAGATGCAGGCGCCGACGAGTTCCTCGACCTTGCCCCAGCGTCCTGCCGGTGTGCGCTTTTCCAGCCACGCGGTAAAGGTCGGATCAGCGACCAGAGCAGCGTTCAACGGTGTCTCGAAATAGCCAGGCGCGATAGCATTGCATTGCAATCCGTATTTCGCCCAGTCGGTGGCCATGCCCTTGGTCAGGTTGCCGACGGCGCCCTTGGTGGCCGTATAAGGCGCAATGCCCGGCCGGGCCAGCGATGTCTGGACGCTGGCGATATTGATGATCTTGCCGGCGCCGCGTTTGATCATGTGGCGGGCGACCGCTTGCCCGACATTGAAGACGCTGGAAATATTGGTTTTCAGCAGCCGTTCGAAGGCATCTGCCGGAAAATCTTCCAGCGGCGTACGGTGCTGCATGCCGGCATTGTTGACGAGAATGTCGATGGCGCCGTGCTCTGCCTCGAAAGCATCGACGGTGGCACGCACCGCGTCATGGTCGGTGGCGTCGAAGGCAAGCGTATGCTTGACGCCGAGCTTTGCAGCCGCGGCTTGCAGTTTCGCCTCGTCGCGACCGTTGAGGATGACGTCGGCGCCAGCGGCCGCCAGCCCTTCCGCGAGGGCATAGCCTATGCCCTGCGAGGAGCCGGTGACGAGGGCGCGCTTGCCCGTCAGGTCGAAAATCTGAATGCTCATAAGTCCTCCCGAAGCGCTTCCCGCTTCGTCTGTCAGCTGAATTGGATCTGCGTCTTCATCGATTGCCCCTTGTCGGTGGCAATCTCGAAGGCCTTGAGTGCCTCCGACAACGGCAGGGTGTGGGTGATCAGCGGCTTCACGTCGATCAGGCCGCCCTGCATGAGGCGAACGGCAGTCTCGAACTCCTCGTGGAAACGGAACGAACCGCGCAGGTCCAGTTCCTTCGACGTGATCAGC
This genomic interval carries:
- a CDS encoding gluconokinase; protein product: MSGASRKGRMVLMGVAGCGKSSVGAALADRLGVAYRDGDDLHPAANIEKMSRGEALTDDDRWPWLTMVGQELASPDGPGIIGCSSLKRRYRDLIRKEAGGPVAFVHLSGSKALIGARMGARAGHFMPTSLLDSQFSALEPPGPDEGAITVDIDQPLEALADLIVKKLEENSSWTTGSH
- a CDS encoding SDR family NAD(P)-dependent oxidoreductase, with product MASSDAATRDKIALVTGGGTGLGRAMSKALGAAGYTVVISGRRMDVLEKAVAELGTETGATYLAVAADVGDPQSVRALFDTIESRYGQLDLLVNNAGMNVPNVPIDELSIDHWNAIVAANLTGAFLCTQQAFRLMKGQIPRGGRIINNGSISAMAPRPNTAPYTATKHAITGLTKSSALDGRPFDIACGQIDIGNAATDMTKKMSAGVMQANGTIATEDTMDAADVADAVVYMASLPLSANVLSMTVMATKMPFVGRG
- a CDS encoding NAD(P)-dependent oxidoreductase, coding for MDNRIALIGAGAMGGAIGARLAETGNRLTVFDLDTERVQALVDKGAFAATTAAEAAAASDTVILSLNSPSIVRRAVFGEAGVAAGAKPGTLIIDMSSIDPDATKQLAADAAEKGLRWVDSPLSGGAPKALIGQLTLMAGGSEKDVADAHAVLKDVATNYTHMGPVGAGQTTKLINQVLCGLGFLAVAEATQLALDAGVDAAKIPLALKGGRADSAILQEYMPRYVAKDYRRTGRIDNMVKDLNGAQDLARRTHTTMPLTAVCAEVHRMLTAAGLGGEDQAALMEFFRGPNRENLE
- a CDS encoding SDR family oxidoreductase: MSIQIFDLTGKRALVTGSSQGIGYALAEGLAAAGADVILNGRDEAKLQAAAAKLGVKHTLAFDATDHDAVRATVDAFEAEHGAIDILVNNAGMQHRTPLEDFPADAFERLLKTNISSVFNVGQAVARHMIKRGAGKIINIASVQTSLARPGIAPYTATKGAVGNLTKGMATDWAKYGLQCNAIAPGYFETPLNAALVADPTFTAWLEKRTPAGRWGKVEELVGACIFLSSNASSFVNGHVLYVDGGITASL